The following are encoded in a window of Caldicellulosiruptor danielii genomic DNA:
- a CDS encoding rhamnulokinase encodes MKSINCIGADFGASNGRVFVGRFDGSVLELCEVHRFENNPVRLQKGLFWDFLYLFNNLKIGIYKAKKQFGSITSIGVDTWGVDYGFVDKDGNLISNPYHYRDMRTKSAIDHVSKIIPLDYIYNITGIQFMNFNTIFQLYIDYKTRPEILKNASSLLFMPDLFAYFLTGEKVNEYTIASTSQLLDANKRTWSFDIIEKLGFEKDLFNDIIYPGNILGKLSKDVQEELEVESIPVIAVASHDTASAVAAAPFSDGKQTVYLSCGTWSLMGVELDSPLINQKTFEKNFTNEGGVENKIRFLKNITGLWIIQQLKSAWSKKFEEVNYNLISELAEKSNVDYAIDPDSEQFLAPVDIISEIKNFCKMHFGKEPETLGDIARAAYNGIVKKYQNTVEEIENLTGLKISTINMVGGGIRDKYLCELTAKFTQRDVVAGPVEATVLGNILVQLLALGEIKNLQEGRELLKKSIQFEYYKGR; translated from the coding sequence TGGAGCTTTGTGAGGTCCACAGGTTCGAAAACAATCCTGTGCGCCTTCAAAAAGGTCTTTTTTGGGATTTTCTTTACCTTTTTAACAATCTAAAGATTGGGATTTATAAAGCTAAAAAGCAGTTTGGGAGTATAACAAGCATAGGAGTTGACACTTGGGGTGTAGATTATGGTTTTGTAGACAAAGATGGAAATCTTATTTCAAATCCTTACCATTATCGCGATATGAGAACAAAATCGGCTATTGACCATGTATCAAAAATTATACCGCTTGATTATATCTATAATATAACCGGCATTCAATTTATGAATTTCAATACCATCTTTCAGCTCTACATAGATTACAAGACAAGACCTGAAATTTTAAAGAATGCATCTTCACTTTTGTTCATGCCAGACCTTTTTGCTTATTTTTTAACAGGCGAAAAGGTAAACGAATATACTATTGCTTCAACTTCTCAACTTTTAGATGCCAACAAAAGAACATGGAGTTTTGATATCATTGAAAAACTTGGGTTTGAAAAAGATTTATTTAATGATATAATTTATCCAGGAAACATTTTAGGAAAGCTTTCAAAGGATGTTCAAGAGGAGCTTGAGGTGGAAAGTATACCTGTTATAGCAGTAGCAAGCCATGACACAGCTTCAGCTGTTGCGGCAGCGCCGTTTTCTGACGGAAAACAAACAGTTTATCTTAGCTGTGGTACTTGGTCTTTGATGGGTGTTGAGCTTGACAGTCCTTTAATAAACCAGAAAACATTTGAGAAAAACTTTACGAACGAAGGCGGGGTTGAGAATAAAATAAGGTTTTTAAAAAACATTACAGGACTTTGGATTATCCAGCAGCTAAAAAGCGCATGGAGCAAAAAGTTTGAGGAAGTAAATTACAATCTCATAAGTGAACTTGCAGAGAAATCCAATGTTGATTATGCAATCGACCCTGACAGTGAACAGTTTTTGGCACCTGTTGATATCATTTCGGAAATAAAGAACTTCTGCAAAATGCACTTTGGAAAAGAACCAGAAACACTTGGCGACATTGCGAGAGCAGCTTATAATGGAATTGTCAAAAAATACCAAAACACAGTTGAAGAGATAGAAAACTTAACAGGACTTAAGATTTCTACAATAAATATGGTTGGTGGAGGCATCAGAGATAAGTATCTTTGCGAACTTACAGCAAAGTTTACGCAAAGAGATGTTGTGGCAGGACCAGTTGAGGCAACAGTGCTTGGTAATATTCTCGTCCAGCTTTTAGCCTTGGGTGAGATTAAGAATTTGCAGGAAGGAAGAGAGCTTCTCAAAAAGAGCATACAGTTTGAATACTACAAAGGGAGGTAA
- a CDS encoding DeoR/GlpR family DNA-binding transcription regulator, whose protein sequence is MLAIERRQKIMAMLNENKSVLVPELAKLFNVTEETIRRDLEKLEKEGLLKRTYGGAVLVENYNVDIPFEFRNVTNIEGKKQIALSLIKYIEDGDTLVMDSSTSALQVAKLLKTKKKITVITNSEQIINELKVFEDTIKVISTGGTLRNKSLSLVGPIAEQTLRSLNANKAIISCKGFDIEKGFTESNELEAQVKKLMIEIADKVYMIADHTKMNKTALVNIATLDDVDFIFTDKILPPSQENAIREKNVEIVYC, encoded by the coding sequence GTGCTTGCGATTGAGCGAAGACAAAAGATTATGGCAATGCTGAACGAAAACAAAAGTGTGCTTGTCCCGGAGCTTGCAAAACTTTTTAATGTTACAGAAGAGACAATAAGGCGTGACCTTGAAAAGCTTGAAAAAGAAGGACTTCTGAAAAGGACATATGGCGGGGCAGTGTTGGTTGAGAACTACAATGTTGATATTCCTTTTGAGTTCAGAAATGTCACAAATATTGAGGGTAAAAAACAGATAGCACTGAGTTTGATAAAGTACATTGAAGATGGCGATACTCTTGTGATGGACTCGAGCACGTCTGCACTTCAGGTTGCAAAGCTTTTAAAAACAAAGAAAAAAATTACTGTCATTACAAACTCAGAGCAGATAATCAATGAGCTAAAAGTATTTGAAGACACAATAAAGGTTATCTCAACTGGAGGAACGCTTAGAAACAAATCTTTGTCGCTTGTTGGACCGATAGCTGAACAGACTTTGCGGTCTTTAAATGCAAACAAAGCTATAATATCCTGTAAAGGTTTTGACATTGAAAAAGGTTTTACAGAGTCGAATGAGCTTGAAGCTCAGGTCAAAAAGCTCATGATTGAGATAGCAGACAAGGTTTACATGATAGCAGACCACACAAAGATGAACAAGACAGCTTTAGTTAATATTGCAACACTTGACGATGTTGATTTTATCTTCACAGACAAGATACTCCCACCAAGCCAGGAAAATGCAATCAGAGAGAAAAATGTTGAGATTGTATATTGCTAA
- the aroA gene encoding 3-phosphoshikimate 1-carboxyvinyltransferase produces the protein MNVKIDGRRKIKSNVVVPADKSISHRSIMIGSLAKGVTEIENFLFSDDCLATINCFKNLGTDIEIRNDKIIIKGNDFNLFAPKQILDCQNSGTTTRLLLGILSTQDFESILTGDSSLKKRPMKRVTLPLSQMGAEFEFLENEDFLPIKVKGRKVLNPIEYTLPIPSAQVKSALIFASLKAEGKSVIKESPKSRDHTELMLKHAGANIKSWEEDGVHTVEILPSQLSSIKIKIPSDISSAAFFIVLALICEDSCVVIENCILNPTRTGIIDVLKQMGADISIEDVENRNGELVGKIVARSSNLKGVKVNKNDIPRIIDEIPILAVAAAFAEGITTINNASELRVKESDRIKTTVQMLKSFGAECYELVEGLEIIGSKEKLNSAVVNSHKDHRIAMAASIMACAVEGESTILDAECASISFPNFFDILFSSTKKI, from the coding sequence GTGAACGTTAAGATAGACGGAAGAAGAAAAATAAAGTCAAACGTAGTTGTTCCGGCTGACAAGTCAATCTCCCACAGAAGCATCATGATTGGAAGCTTGGCAAAAGGTGTGACAGAGATAGAAAACTTTCTCTTTTCGGATGATTGTTTGGCCACCATCAATTGTTTCAAAAATCTTGGCACTGACATAGAAATTCGAAATGACAAAATAATTATCAAAGGAAATGACTTTAATCTCTTTGCTCCGAAACAGATATTAGACTGTCAAAATTCAGGAACAACCACAAGACTTCTTCTTGGAATTTTATCAACCCAGGACTTTGAGTCCATTTTGACAGGTGATAGCTCCCTTAAAAAAAGGCCAATGAAAAGGGTTACTCTGCCTCTTTCTCAAATGGGAGCTGAGTTTGAGTTTTTAGAAAATGAGGATTTTCTACCTATTAAGGTAAAAGGCCGCAAGGTCTTGAATCCTATTGAATATACTTTGCCTATTCCAAGTGCACAGGTAAAATCTGCACTAATTTTTGCGTCTTTAAAAGCTGAAGGTAAAAGCGTCATAAAAGAAAGTCCTAAGTCAAGAGACCATACAGAACTGATGTTAAAACATGCGGGAGCAAATATAAAAAGTTGGGAAGAAGATGGGGTACATACAGTAGAGATTTTGCCAAGTCAACTTTCCAGTATAAAGATAAAAATTCCATCAGATATATCATCTGCTGCATTTTTTATCGTTCTTGCACTCATATGTGAAGACAGTTGCGTGGTAATTGAAAACTGTATTTTAAACCCAACAAGAACAGGTATAATTGATGTTCTAAAACAGATGGGTGCTGATATTAGTATTGAAGATGTGGAAAATAGAAATGGAGAGCTTGTGGGAAAAATAGTTGCAAGAAGCAGTAACCTAAAAGGTGTAAAGGTTAACAAAAATGATATTCCCCGCATCATAGACGAAATACCTATTTTGGCAGTTGCAGCAGCATTTGCCGAAGGTATAACCACAATCAATAACGCTTCTGAGCTGAGAGTAAAAGAAAGTGACAGGATAAAGACAACAGTTCAGATGTTAAAAAGTTTCGGTGCCGAGTGCTATGAACTTGTAGAGGGACTTGAGATAATAGGCTCAAAGGAAAAACTTAATAGTGCAGTTGTAAATTCGCATAAAGACCACAGAATAGCAATGGCTGCATCTATCATGGCATGTGCAGTCGAGGGCGAGAGTACCATTTTGGACGCAGAGTGTGCATCAATCTCTTTTCCAAATTTTTTCGACATTCTCTTTTCGTCAACAAAAAAGATATAA
- a CDS encoding prephenate dehydrogenase: MVRERIFIAGLGLIGGSLAKAFKKCGYEIHAYDVNKSAVEKAICEGIVKEKIEDLDEAEDEYAFSFICVPVLESIPILGKLSSKIKNGIITDVGSTKTQICQFAIKHKISNFIGGHPMAGTEKIGYDYSFDSLFNGAYYFITPSNLNRKEDIEKLKKLLQSIGCRVEEIDFELHDKITGVISHLPHVVSAGLVNMLSSNEIYCKFAGGGFKDITRISSSSPKMWADISISNKNVLLELIEAYIELLKNFKLSLQNENYNQIYSYFEKAKLIRDKIVSDRK, from the coding sequence ATGGTGAGAGAAAGGATATTCATAGCAGGACTTGGGCTTATTGGCGGTTCACTTGCAAAAGCTTTTAAAAAATGCGGGTATGAAATTCATGCTTACGACGTAAACAAAAGTGCAGTTGAAAAAGCTATTTGTGAAGGTATTGTAAAAGAGAAGATTGAGGATTTAGATGAGGCAGAGGATGAATATGCCTTTAGTTTTATATGCGTTCCTGTATTAGAAAGTATACCTATTCTTGGTAAACTATCCTCAAAAATTAAAAATGGAATCATAACAGATGTTGGAAGTACAAAAACACAGATTTGCCAGTTTGCCATAAAACATAAAATTTCCAATTTTATTGGTGGACATCCCATGGCAGGTACCGAAAAGATAGGTTATGATTATTCATTTGACTCACTCTTTAATGGTGCATATTACTTTATAACTCCATCTAACCTGAACAGAAAAGAGGACATTGAAAAACTTAAAAAACTTTTACAATCGATAGGGTGTAGGGTTGAGGAGATTGATTTTGAACTTCATGACAAAATAACAGGTGTTATTTCACATCTTCCTCATGTTGTGTCTGCAGGGCTTGTGAATATGTTGAGTAGTAATGAGATATATTGCAAATTTGCAGGAGGAGGATTTAAAGATATAACCCGTATCTCCTCCTCTAGTCCAAAGATGTGGGCAGATATATCAATCTCCAACAAGAACGTATTGCTTGAACTTATTGAGGCTTATATAGAACTTTTGAAAAACTTCAAATTGAGTTTACAAAATGAAAATTATAACCAAATTTACTCTTATTTTGAAAAAGCAAAATTAATTAGAGATAAGATTGTGAGTGATAGAAAGTGA
- the hisC gene encoding histidinol-phosphate transaminase, with translation MFREVINTISPYIPGKPISEVKRELGLEKVIKLASNENPLGPSENVKKALTQNLDELGIYPDGNCTELKLKLSKKLGVKPSQILLGAGSDEITQFIAAVFINPGDNAIMAKPSFPRYETVTKVMGGVPIELPLKDFTHDLKAFYNNINERTKVIWICNPNNPTGTIVKRKELYDFIKSVPLHIAVVVDQAYKEYIDDPDYPDATEWLNEFENLIVLQTFSKIYGLAALRIGYAIASEEIIEKLNRVRPPFNVNHLAQIAASAALDDEEHIKKAKDLNKKSLEFFYKSFEEMGLPYIKSYGNFVMVDVKKNAVEVFKKLLLKGIIVRPGDIFGMPTYLRVTTGQEGDNMGFIKALKEIL, from the coding sequence TTGTTCAGAGAAGTTATAAATACAATTTCACCCTATATTCCTGGCAAACCTATTTCAGAGGTAAAAAGAGAACTTGGCCTTGAAAAGGTAATAAAACTTGCTTCAAATGAAAATCCCTTAGGCCCCTCAGAAAATGTAAAAAAAGCTTTGACGCAAAATTTGGATGAACTTGGCATTTACCCGGATGGAAACTGTACAGAACTAAAACTAAAGCTTTCAAAAAAACTGGGTGTAAAACCGTCGCAGATACTTCTGGGAGCAGGTTCTGATGAAATCACTCAATTTATTGCAGCTGTGTTTATCAATCCAGGGGACAATGCAATAATGGCAAAACCTTCTTTTCCCCGATACGAAACAGTCACAAAAGTGATGGGCGGTGTGCCAATTGAACTTCCATTAAAAGATTTTACCCATGATTTAAAGGCTTTCTACAACAATATAAATGAAAGAACAAAGGTAATATGGATTTGCAATCCAAACAACCCAACCGGTACAATTGTTAAAAGGAAGGAGTTATACGATTTTATAAAGTCAGTACCCTTACACATTGCGGTTGTTGTTGACCAGGCTTATAAAGAGTATATTGATGACCCTGATTACCCAGATGCCACAGAGTGGCTCAATGAATTTGAAAACCTCATTGTTCTTCAGACATTTTCAAAGATCTATGGTCTTGCTGCTTTAAGAATTGGGTATGCAATAGCATCAGAGGAGATCATTGAAAAATTAAACAGAGTAAGACCACCTTTTAATGTTAATCACTTGGCACAGATTGCAGCTTCTGCTGCCCTTGATGATGAAGAGCATATAAAAAAGGCAAAAGATTTAAACAAAAAGTCTCTCGAATTTTTCTATAAAAGTTTTGAAGAGATGGGTCTTCCTTATATAAAGTCATATGGAAATTTTGTGATGGTAGATGTGAAGAAGAACGCTGTTGAGGTGTTCAAAAAACTTCTCTTAAAAGGTATAATTGTAAGACCAGGTGATATATTTGGAATGCCAACATACCTTAGAGTTACAACAGGGCAGGAAGGTGATAATATGGGATTCATAAAGGCTTTGAAAGAAATTCTGTAG